The Pseudomonas sp. TH06 genome has a window encoding:
- a CDS encoding cold-shock protein: protein MSTRQSGTVKWFNDEKGFGFITPESGPDLFVHFRAIQGNGFKSLKEGQKVTFVAVQGQKGMQADEVQAEA from the coding sequence ATGTCCACACGTCAGAGCGGTACCGTCAAGTGGTTTAACGACGAGAAAGGTTTTGGTTTTATCACTCCAGAAAGCGGTCCGGATCTGTTCGTGCATTTCCGCGCCATTCAGGGCAACGGCTTCAAGAGCCTGAAAGAAGGCCAGAAAGTGACTTTCGTTGCTGTGCAAGGCCAGAAAGGCATGCAGGCTGACGAAGTACAAGCAGAAGCCTGA
- the gcvH gene encoding glycine cleavage system protein GcvH: protein MSELRFTEDHEWLRAEADGSVTVGITAFAQNALGDVVFVQLPELQTYEKGAEAATVESVKAASGVYMPLDGKVLEVNPALEDAPELVNEDPLGQGWFFRFQPSDAAAVGKLLDQDAYDRLIKAQAEA from the coding sequence ATGAGCGAGTTGCGTTTTACTGAAGATCACGAATGGCTACGCGCCGAAGCTGACGGCTCTGTCACTGTCGGCATCACCGCTTTCGCGCAGAACGCCTTGGGCGACGTGGTGTTCGTGCAACTGCCTGAACTGCAGACTTACGAAAAAGGCGCCGAAGCCGCCACCGTGGAATCGGTAAAAGCCGCCAGCGGCGTGTACATGCCGCTCGACGGTAAAGTGCTGGAAGTGAACCCGGCACTGGAAGACGCCCCGGAACTGGTCAACGAAGATCCGCTGGGCCAAGGCTGGTTCTTCCGCTTCCAGCCAAGCGACGCCGCCGCTGTCGGCAAATTGCTGGATCAGGACGCTTACGACCGTCTGATCAAAGCCCAAGCCGAAGCCTGA
- a CDS encoding DUF5064 family protein, with protein sequence MAQFEPGHLHIERHALTDDDVSYNVCLDYEVFTDPQKGKGIQFTLHGSMQGKDMKETFFLPKEEAYNFARDVTRIAEKYGIPKTHSQIGSVHKPYDLVFEDIRTQLNMHSGDPVNPEHFE encoded by the coding sequence ATGGCCCAGTTCGAACCCGGTCATTTGCATATCGAGCGGCACGCACTGACCGACGACGACGTCAGTTACAACGTGTGCCTCGACTATGAAGTGTTCACCGATCCGCAAAAAGGCAAAGGGATACAGTTCACCCTGCATGGCAGCATGCAGGGCAAGGACATGAAGGAAACGTTTTTCCTGCCCAAGGAAGAGGCTTACAACTTCGCCCGTGACGTCACCAGGATTGCCGAGAAATACGGGATTCCCAAGACTCACAGCCAGATCGGCTCGGTGCACAAACCTTACGACTTGGTGTTTGAAGACATCCGCACGCAGTTGAATATGCATTCCGGGGATCCGGTCAATCCCGAGCATTTCGAATAA
- the gcvT gene encoding glycine cleavage system aminomethyltransferase GcvT, whose amino-acid sequence MSTEQLSKTPLHALHIELGARMVPFAGYDMPVQYPLGVMKEHQHTREQAGLFDVSHMGQIRLTGANAAKALETLVPVDIIDLPVGMQRYAMFTNETGGILDDLMVANLGNDELFLVVNAACKDQDLAHLQQHIGDQCTITALFEERALLALQGPAAVTVLARLAPSVAQMTFMQFARVNLLGIDCFVSRSGYTGEDGFEISVPADAAEKLARALLAEPEVQAIGLGARDSLRLEAGLCLYGHDMNTDTTPIEASLLWAISKPRRADGARAGGFPGAEQIFTQQQNGVARKRVGLLPQERTPVREGAEIVNEADEIIGSVCSGGFGPTLGGPLAMGYLDSAYVTLDTTVWAIVRGKKVPMLVSKMPFVPQRYYRG is encoded by the coding sequence ATGTCCACCGAACAACTGTCGAAAACCCCGCTGCACGCTCTGCACATCGAACTCGGCGCCCGCATGGTGCCGTTCGCCGGCTACGACATGCCGGTGCAATACCCCTTGGGCGTGATGAAAGAACACCAGCACACCCGTGAGCAGGCCGGGCTGTTCGACGTTTCGCACATGGGCCAGATCCGCCTGACCGGGGCCAACGCCGCCAAAGCCCTGGAAACCCTGGTGCCGGTGGACATCATCGACCTGCCAGTGGGCATGCAGCGTTACGCGATGTTCACCAACGAGACCGGTGGCATTCTCGATGACCTGATGGTCGCCAACCTCGGTAACGACGAACTGTTCCTGGTGGTCAACGCCGCGTGCAAGGATCAGGATCTGGCGCACCTGCAACAACACATCGGCGATCAGTGCACCATTACGGCGCTGTTCGAGGAGCGTGCATTGCTCGCCCTGCAAGGTCCTGCCGCTGTCACCGTACTGGCACGTCTTGCCCCTTCTGTCGCGCAGATGACCTTTATGCAATTCGCCCGCGTGAATCTGCTGGGCATCGATTGCTTCGTCAGCCGTTCGGGTTACACCGGTGAAGACGGTTTCGAAATCTCGGTGCCGGCTGACGCTGCGGAGAAACTCGCTCGCGCCCTGCTCGCCGAGCCAGAAGTCCAGGCCATTGGCCTCGGTGCTCGCGATTCGCTGCGCCTTGAAGCCGGTCTGTGCCTGTACGGCCACGACATGAACACCGACACCACACCAATCGAAGCCAGCCTGCTGTGGGCAATCTCCAAGCCGCGTCGCGCTGATGGCGCACGGGCCGGCGGTTTCCCGGGGGCGGAGCAAATCTTTACCCAGCAACAGAACGGTGTCGCACGCAAACGCGTCGGCCTGCTGCCACAAGAGCGCACCCCAGTGCGTGAAGGCGCGGAAATCGTCAACGAGGCAGACGAAATCATCGGCAGCGTGTGCAGTGGCGGTTTCGGACCGACCCTGGGCGGGCCGTTGGCAATGGGTTACCTCGACAGCGCTTATGTCACCCTCGATACAACCGTTTGGGCAATCGTTCGTGGGAAAAAGGTGCCAATGCTTGTAAGCAAAATGCCATTTGTTCCACAACGCTACTATCGGGGTTGA
- a CDS encoding RDD family protein encodes MSKNLLTPEGDFPPVGLGRRLAAMFYDFLLCTALLIVTGFVYKLIQAAIIGEERLRAMTDAGKLDGDPLYSTVLLLVLFAFFAKFWTHGGQTLGMQVWGIRVQNADGSAISLWQSLLRFMVSIASWLCVGLGFFWSLYDKQKRTWHDIYSDTRVVRIPKKTK; translated from the coding sequence ATGTCGAAAAACCTGCTCACCCCTGAGGGCGACTTTCCTCCCGTTGGCCTCGGCCGTCGTCTGGCCGCGATGTTTTATGACTTTTTGTTGTGCACTGCTTTGCTGATCGTGACTGGTTTCGTTTATAAGCTGATTCAGGCGGCAATCATCGGCGAAGAACGTCTGCGCGCAATGACCGACGCCGGCAAACTCGACGGCGACCCGCTCTACTCAACAGTGTTGCTGCTGGTGCTGTTTGCGTTCTTCGCGAAGTTCTGGACCCATGGCGGGCAGACGCTGGGCATGCAGGTGTGGGGCATTCGCGTGCAGAACGCCGATGGCAGCGCGATCAGCCTGTGGCAGTCGCTGCTGCGGTTCATGGTGTCGATCGCTTCGTGGCTGTGCGTGGGCCTGGGCTTCTTCTGGTCGCTGTATGACAAGCAGAAGCGCACGTGGCACGACATTTATTCCGATACCCGCGTGGTGCGGATTCCGAAGAAGACCAAGTAA
- a CDS encoding sigma-54-dependent transcriptional regulator, producing the protein MRIHVSFIDRVGITQEVLAILGGRNLNLDAVEMIPPNVYIDAPTLSPQVLEELKDALFRVRGVEAVTVVDILPGQRRHLQLDALLAAMTDPVLALDSAGKVLLANPALIALYGREPAGESVAELFNDPALLDTLLEHGFRLPLREITVNGQTLLLDATPITDAGALLTLYQPNRIGEQLSALHHDHAEGFDALLGESPAIRTLKARAQRVAALDAPLLIQGETGTGKELVARACHAISARHSAPFLALNCAALPENLAESELFGYAPGAFTGAARGGKPGLMELANQGTVFLDEIGEMSPYLQAKLLRFLNDGSFRRVGGDREVKVNVRILSATHRDLEKMVSEGLFREDLFYRLNVLNVEVPPLRERGQDILLLARYFMQQACAQIQRPVCRLAPGTYPALLGNRWPGNVRQLQNVIFRAAAICESSLVDIGDLDIAGTSVARQTDSDVDSLEQAVESFEKSLLEKLYVSYPSTRQLASRLQTSHTAIAHRLRKYGIPNKT; encoded by the coding sequence ATGCGTATCCACGTCAGCTTCATCGACCGCGTCGGCATCACCCAGGAAGTCCTGGCTATCCTCGGTGGGCGCAATCTCAATCTGGATGCGGTGGAGATGATCCCGCCGAACGTCTACATCGACGCGCCGACCCTGAGCCCGCAAGTGCTCGAAGAACTGAAGGATGCGCTGTTTCGCGTACGCGGCGTGGAAGCGGTGACCGTGGTCGACATCCTCCCCGGCCAGCGCCGGCACTTGCAGCTCGATGCATTGCTGGCGGCGATGACTGACCCGGTGCTCGCGCTCGACAGCGCCGGCAAGGTGCTGCTGGCCAACCCGGCATTGATCGCGTTGTACGGTCGCGAGCCCGCGGGGGAAAGTGTCGCTGAACTGTTCAACGACCCCGCCCTGCTCGACACCCTGCTCGAACACGGCTTCCGCCTGCCGCTGCGCGAGATCACCGTCAACGGCCAGACCCTGTTGCTCGATGCCACGCCGATCACCGACGCCGGCGCCCTGCTGACCCTGTATCAACCGAATCGCATCGGCGAACAACTCTCGGCGCTGCACCATGACCACGCCGAAGGTTTCGATGCCCTGCTCGGCGAATCCCCGGCAATCCGTACGTTGAAGGCCCGCGCCCAGCGAGTCGCGGCGCTCGACGCGCCATTGTTGATCCAAGGCGAAACCGGCACTGGTAAAGAACTGGTGGCCCGTGCGTGCCACGCCATCAGTGCGCGGCACAGCGCGCCGTTTCTCGCACTGAACTGCGCGGCCCTGCCGGAGAACCTCGCCGAGAGTGAACTGTTCGGCTACGCCCCCGGCGCCTTTACCGGCGCGGCGCGGGGCGGTAAACCGGGGCTGATGGAACTGGCCAACCAGGGCACGGTGTTTCTCGACGAGATCGGCGAGATGTCGCCGTACTTGCAGGCGAAACTGCTGCGTTTTCTCAATGACGGCAGCTTCCGCCGCGTCGGTGGCGATCGCGAGGTGAAGGTCAACGTGCGGATCCTCAGCGCGACTCACCGTGATCTGGAAAAAATGGTCAGCGAAGGACTGTTTCGCGAAGACCTGTTCTATCGCCTCAATGTGCTCAACGTTGAAGTACCGCCGCTGCGCGAACGCGGTCAGGACATTCTGCTGCTCGCCCGTTACTTCATGCAGCAGGCCTGCGCGCAGATCCAGCGCCCGGTCTGCCGCTTGGCGCCGGGCACTTATCCGGCACTGCTCGGCAACCGCTGGCCGGGCAACGTGCGCCAACTGCAGAATGTGATCTTCCGCGCTGCGGCGATCTGCGAAAGCAGTCTGGTCGACATCGGCGATCTCGACATTGCCGGCACCTCGGTCGCGAGGCAGACCGACAGCGACGTCGACAGCCTCGAACAAGCGGTCGAGTCGTTCGAAAAGTCACTGCTGGAAAAACTCTACGTCAGCTACCCGTCGACCCGGCAACTGGCCAGCCGCCTGCAAACTTCGCACACCGCCATCGCCCATCGGTTGCGCAAGTACGGCATCCCCAACAAAACCTGA
- the gcvP gene encoding aminomethyl-transferring glycine dehydrogenase, which translates to MRSNDMTQVNLGTANEFIARHIGPRAGDEQAMLNSLGFDSLEALSASVIPESIKGTSVLGMDDGLSEADALAMIKSIAGKNQLFKTYIGQGYYNCHTPSPILRNLLENPAWYTAYTPYQPEISQGRLEALLNFQTLISDLTGLPIANASLLDEATAAAEAMTFCKRLSKNKGSHQFFASIHSHPQTLDVLRTRAEPLGIDVVVGDERELTDVTPFFGALLQYPASNGDVFDYRELTERFHAANALVAVAADLLALTLLTAPGEFGADVAIGSAQRFGVPLGFGGPHAAYFSTKDAFKRDMPGRLVGVSVDRFGKPALRLAMQTREQHIRREKATSNICTAQVLLANIASMYAVYHGPKGLTQIANRVHHLTAILAKGLTALGQTVEQASFFDTLTLATGAQTAALHDKAHAAQINLRVIDAQRLGLSVDETTTQADIETLWGLFADGKTLPDFAALATSVQSTIPAALVRQSPILSHPVFNRYHSETELMRYLRKLADKDLALDRTMIPLGSCTMKLNAASEMIPVTWAEFGALHPFAPAAQSAGYQQLTDELEAMLCAATGYDSISLQPNAGSQGEYAGLLAIRAYHQSRGDERRDICLIPSSAHGTNPATANMAGMRVVVTACDARGNVDIEDLRAKAIEHREHLAALMITYPSTHGVFEEGIREICGIIHDNGGQVYIDGANMNAMVGLCAPGKFGGDVSHLNLHKTFCIPHGGGGPGVGPIGVKSHLTPFLPGHGQMERKEGAVCAAPFGSASILPITWMYIRMMGGAGLKRASQLAILNANYISRRLEEHFPVLYTGSNGLVAHECILDLRPLKDSSGISVDDVAKRLIDFGFHAPTMSFPVAGTLMIEPTESESKEELDRFCDAMIRIREEIRAVENGTLDKDDNPLKNAPHTAAELVGEWTHPYSREQAVYPVASLIEGKYWPPVGRVDNVFGDRNLVCACPSIESYA; encoded by the coding sequence CTGAGGAGTAACGACATGACCCAAGTAAACCTCGGCACCGCCAACGAATTCATCGCCCGTCACATCGGCCCGCGCGCCGGTGACGAGCAAGCCATGCTCAACAGCCTCGGTTTCGACTCGCTCGAAGCCCTGAGCGCCAGCGTCATCCCGGAAAGCATCAAGGGCACCAGCGTGCTCGGCATGGATGACGGCCTGAGCGAAGCCGATGCCCTGGCGATGATCAAATCCATCGCCGGCAAGAATCAGCTGTTCAAGACCTACATCGGCCAGGGCTACTACAACTGCCACACGCCGTCGCCGATCCTGCGCAATCTGCTGGAAAACCCGGCCTGGTACACCGCTTACACCCCATACCAGCCAGAAATTTCCCAGGGCCGTCTCGAAGCGCTGCTGAATTTCCAGACCCTGATCAGCGACCTCACCGGCCTGCCGATCGCCAACGCTTCCCTGCTCGACGAAGCCACTGCCGCTGCCGAAGCCATGACCTTCTGCAAACGCCTGAGCAAGAACAAGGGCAGCCATCAGTTCTTCGCCTCGATCCACAGCCACCCGCAAACCCTCGACGTGCTGCGCACCCGTGCCGAGCCGTTGGGTATCGACGTTGTGGTTGGCGATGAACGCGAACTGACCGACGTGACGCCGTTCTTCGGCGCGCTGCTGCAATACCCGGCCAGCAACGGTGATGTGTTCGACTACCGCGAACTGACCGAACGCTTCCACGCTGCCAACGCGCTGGTCGCGGTCGCTGCTGACCTGCTGGCCCTGACCCTGCTGACCGCCCCGGGCGAGTTCGGCGCTGACGTCGCCATCGGTTCGGCGCAACGCTTCGGCGTGCCGCTGGGCTTCGGTGGCCCGCACGCCGCTTACTTCTCCACCAAAGATGCATTCAAGCGCGACATGCCGGGCCGTCTGGTCGGTGTTTCGGTTGACCGTTTCGGCAAGCCTGCGCTGCGTCTGGCCATGCAAACCCGCGAACAACACATCCGTCGCGAGAAAGCCACCTCGAACATCTGCACCGCGCAGGTATTGCTGGCCAACATCGCCAGCATGTACGCCGTCTACCACGGCCCGAAAGGCCTGACGCAGATCGCCAACCGCGTGCATCATCTGACCGCGATTCTGGCCAAGGGCCTGACCGCTCTGGGCCAGACCGTCGAGCAGGCAAGCTTCTTCGACACCCTGACCCTCGCCACCGGTGCGCAAACCGCCGCACTGCACGACAAGGCGCACGCTGCGCAGATCAACCTGCGCGTAATCGACGCTCAGCGTCTGGGCCTGTCGGTCGACGAAACCACCACTCAGGCTGACATCGAAACCCTGTGGGGCCTGTTCGCCGACGGCAAGACCCTGCCGGACTTCGCTGCGCTGGCCACTTCGGTGCAAAGCACCATCCCGGCGGCGCTGGTGCGTCAGTCGCCGATTCTCAGCCACCCGGTGTTCAACCGTTATCACTCGGAAACCGAGCTGATGCGCTACCTGCGCAAACTGGCGGACAAGGACCTGGCACTGGATCGCACCATGATCCCGCTGGGCTCGTGCACCATGAAACTCAACGCTGCCAGCGAAATGATCCCGGTGACCTGGGCCGAGTTCGGCGCCCTGCACCCGTTCGCCCCAGCCGCGCAAAGCGCCGGTTATCAGCAACTGACCGATGAACTGGAAGCGATGCTCTGCGCCGCTACCGGTTACGACTCGATCTCGCTGCAACCGAACGCCGGTTCGCAAGGTGAATACGCTGGCCTGCTGGCGATCCGCGCCTACCACCAGAGCCGTGGCGATGAGCGTCGCGACATCTGCCTGATTCCTTCGTCCGCCCACGGCACCAACCCGGCGACCGCCAACATGGCTGGCATGCGCGTGGTTGTGACCGCGTGCGATGCGCGTGGCAACGTCGACATCGAAGACCTGCGCGCCAAAGCCATCGAGCACCGCGAACACCTCGCTGCGCTGATGATCACCTACCCGTCGACCCACGGCGTGTTCGAAGAAGGCATCCGCGAGATCTGCGGGATCATTCATGACAACGGCGGCCAGGTGTACATCGACGGCGCCAACATGAACGCGATGGTCGGCCTCTGCGCACCGGGCAAGTTCGGCGGCGACGTCTCGCACCTGAACCTGCACAAAACCTTCTGCATCCCGCACGGCGGTGGCGGCCCGGGCGTCGGCCCGATTGGCGTCAAGTCGCACCTGACGCCGTTCCTGCCGGGCCATGGCCAGATGGAACGCAAGGAAGGCGCGGTCTGCGCAGCACCGTTCGGCAGCGCGAGCATTCTGCCGATCACCTGGATGTACATTCGCATGATGGGCGGTGCGGGTCTGAAGCGCGCTTCGCAACTGGCGATCCTCAATGCCAACTACATTTCCCGTCGCCTGGAAGAGCACTTCCCAGTGCTGTACACCGGCAGCAACGGTCTGGTGGCGCACGAGTGCATTCTCGATCTGCGTCCATTGAAAGACAGCAGCGGCATCAGCGTCGATGACGTCGCCAAGCGTCTGATCGACTTCGGCTTCCACGCCCCGACCATGTCGTTCCCGGTGGCTGGCACGTTGATGATCGAGCCGACCGAGAGCGAATCCAAGGAAGAACTGGACCGCTTCTGCGACGCCATGATCCGCATCCGCGAAGAAATCCGCGCGGTGGAAAACGGCACGCTGGACAAGGACGACAACCCGCTGAAGAACGCTCCGCACACCGCGGCGGAACTGGTCGGCGAGTGGACTCACCCGTACAGCCGCGAACAAGCCGTGTATCCGGTCGCCTCGTTGATCGAAGGCAAATACTGGCCGCCGGTCGGTCGTGTCGACAACGTCTTCGGTGATCGCAACCTGGTGTGCGCCTGCCCGTCGATCGAAAGCTACGCTTAA
- a CDS encoding L-serine ammonia-lyase, with protein sequence MSLSVFDLFKIGIGPSSSHTVGPMRAAARFAEGLRRENLLGATASVRVELYGSLGATGKGHGSDKAVLLGLEGEHPDTVDTETVAARLQEIRGNGRLNLLGEHSIAFNEKEHLAMIRKPLAYHPNGMIFRAFDAAGLQIRSREYYSVGGGFVVDEDAAGADRIVEDATPLTFPFKSAKDLLGHCATYGLSISQVMLTNESAWRPEAETRAGLLKIWQVMQDCVAAGCRNEGILPGGLKVKRRAAALHRQLCKNPESALRDPLSVLDWVNLYALAVNEENANGGRVVTAPTNGAAGIVPAVLHYYMRFIPGANDDGVVRFLLTAAAIGILYKENASISGAEVGCQGEVGVACSMAAGALCEVLGGSVQQVENAAEIGMEHNLGLTCDPIGGLVQVPCIERNAMGSVKAINAVRMAMRGDGQHFVSLDKVIRTMRQTGADMKSKYKETARGGLAVNIIEC encoded by the coding sequence ATGTCGTTAAGCGTGTTCGACCTGTTCAAGATTGGCATCGGTCCCTCCAGCTCCCACACCGTCGGCCCGATGCGTGCTGCTGCGCGCTTCGCGGAAGGCCTGCGCCGGGAAAACCTGCTCGGTGCCACCGCCAGCGTGCGCGTCGAGCTCTACGGTTCGCTCGGCGCCACCGGCAAGGGTCACGGCAGCGACAAGGCCGTGCTGCTCGGCCTTGAAGGTGAACACCCGGACACCGTCGACACCGAAACCGTCGCCGCGCGCCTGCAAGAAATTCGCGGCAACGGCCGGCTGAATCTGCTCGGTGAACACAGCATCGCGTTCAACGAGAAAGAACACCTGGCGATGATCCGCAAGCCGCTGGCCTATCACCCCAACGGCATGATCTTTCGCGCCTTCGATGCAGCGGGCCTGCAGATTCGCAGCCGCGAGTACTACTCGGTTGGCGGCGGGTTTGTTGTCGATGAGGATGCGGCCGGCGCCGATCGTATCGTCGAAGACGCCACGCCGCTGACCTTCCCGTTCAAAAGTGCCAAGGACTTGCTCGGTCACTGCGCCACCTACGGTCTGTCGATCAGTCAGGTGATGCTGACCAACGAAAGCGCCTGGCGCCCGGAAGCGGAAACCCGCGCCGGGCTGCTGAAGATCTGGCAAGTGATGCAGGACTGCGTCGCCGCCGGTTGCCGTAACGAAGGCATCTTGCCCGGCGGCTTGAAGGTCAAACGACGTGCTGCCGCGCTGCATCGGCAGTTGTGCAAAAACCCGGAATCGGCGTTGCGCGATCCGCTGTCGGTGCTTGATTGGGTCAACCTTTACGCACTGGCAGTCAACGAAGAAAACGCCAACGGCGGGCGCGTGGTGACGGCGCCAACCAATGGCGCGGCGGGGATTGTTCCCGCTGTTTTGCATTACTACATGCGCTTTATTCCCGGTGCGAATGATGACGGTGTGGTGCGCTTCCTGCTGACTGCGGCGGCCATCGGCATTCTCTACAAGGAAAACGCCTCGATCTCCGGCGCCGAAGTCGGTTGTCAGGGTGAAGTCGGCGTTGCCTGCTCAATGGCGGCCGGCGCGTTGTGTGAAGTGCTCGGCGGCAGCGTGCAACAAGTCGAGAACGCTGCGGAAATCGGCATGGAGCACAACCTCGGCCTGACCTGCGACCCGATTGGCGGGTTGGTGCAAGTGCCGTGTATCGAGCGCAATGCGATGGGCTCGGTGAAGGCAATCAACGCGGTGCGCATGGCCATGCGTGGCGACGGCCAGCACTTCGTCTCCCTCGACAAAGTCATCCGCACCATGCGCCAGACCGGCGCCGACATGAAAAGCAAATACAAAGAGACCGCCCGCGGCGGTCTGGCGGTCAACATTATCGAATGCTAA